The sequence GTAGGGTGGACCGGGGGCTATCACCCTGGGCACAGTTTTGTGGGTGGCACAGGGCATTGTGAGCTGTTCTTCTCAGCCTCCCTCTGGCTGTGAGGAGCAGGGAAAGCTGGAAGGTGCCAGAGAAGGACACAGCAGCTCACGGTGTCCTGTGAACCCAGCGCTATTTTTGCAAATCTCAGAAAATGACACTGGGCTTGCAGGGTGCCATGAATGTGCCCCTCAAAACTGGCCGGCCAGTGGGCCATTCCCTAGACAATTAGCTCCCTCTCTAGGCTCAGGCACCTCTTAGTGTCCTTAAGTCAATTTGCCCATGCCACAGGACCAGCACTTGCAGCTAAAGGCAAAAAAAAAGTGGCATGTCCCCCACCCTACAACCATCTCCTTAGTCTCTTGAATCTGTTCAGCCACCCTTCTGTGGTCATCAGGCTTGGAGGAAGTGGGGAACATTAAGTGCAGCTTATTGAAGCTAAATCCTGCCCCCCACCTAAAAACCCTCCCTTCTCCTTCAGTGTGCACTCCCTGCCCCCCAGGTGCAGCTTTCAGTCTTGCAGACTCTTAACACAAGTGTAGAACCTAAGATGGCAGTTGGGATGGCAGCTGGGAAAGAATCAATTTTAAGAGGGAAACATGATTATCTTGCAAAACTGAGGAAAGCCATTTTCAGCCTGAGAtgcatgtttgtttatttatttattttatataccaaTTAATTGCCAAAGTCTCTAAGTAGTGTTCCCGATAGGCTGCCTTCTATGGGGTTGTATACAAATTGTGGACGAGGCAGAAGTGGGTGTGGCCACACAGAGACCactcttcatccaggcaagcaagaagtctTATCACAGCTCAAGGGATGGTCATAGTTCTGAAGGCCAAGTGGAGATGATTGaagggcttgaggttccccactaCAATGGCAGAagaaatattgggggtggggaggtaaccTGAAACCAACTGCTGGGGCTCAGGCTGAATACAAGCCTCATTGGACATGAGTCAGTAGCTGATGAGGATCAAGCTGAGGAGCATGGAATGCTGAATTAAAACAAACACTGCTCACTGCCAGTTTCAAAAGAAGCTGCCAATAACCTGATTGCTCTGACTTGATGTATGATGTCCCCTTTAAACAACTGAGTTTTATTTTATGAatgtgttttattcttttttagatGTGGAAAAACTGAGAACTCTGCAGTCTTAAAAATCCACCATTTTTATAAAGTTGTCAATATCTtagattatttttatttagacaaTGCATTTTTATGATATGTTCTTGTGTTAAATCAGTGCTATCTTTTCTATGGTCTAGTTGTATCCCCCCCCCTTATAGCTGTGATCTCTAAACTCAGTTATAAATtacaaggaaggaagaaaaaggaaagaatatGACTGGAATGAGGGAATGGTGGGGAGATATCTTCTGAGGCTACTACCCTTGGGAGGGAACTGCTGATTTTCAGGCCTAGTCCCAAGGTGGGACATGCACATGGCCACAGTGGAAGACATCTATTTAATAGAAGTTCTTTGTATGCAGCTGCATATGAACACGGAGGCAAAAAACCTACCTGGACACATAATAGGTGAATTGCATTCTTTACTTCTACAGATCTGTGCATAATGTTTTGATTGGTTATTAAATATAAGCTACAGGAAACTTATACCTGCATATGCATATATTAAGATAGTTCAGGCACAGATAGGCTAGAGAAGCTAAACACAGTAAATGCATTTGCTTAGTATTTTTATGCCCATGCAAATAATGTCTGCTGATGTCGATGCAGTTTAGCTGGTATAGTGTAGTGTAAGAATGGGCAACCCAACCCATGAcctttcagatattgttgggttctaactcccatcagtcccagtcagcatggccagtccTCAGAAATGACAGTGATTGTTGTTAAGCAAAATCCTGAATATCCACAGATGCATAGTACTTGGTGTACACATTTGGAACAAGGCCAAGTAATAATAACTCGGGAATCTGGGGAGAAATTTGGatgagatttatttttaaagcatactAACTGGTTgtgggcaacaacaacaaagcacattTTTTTCCTCTGAAATTCTCATTGGTTCTATAGTAAACTGTGATGGGGCTTTACTAAAAACTGATTTATGAATGCAATGGAGCCAGTTCCAACTTGTTTCAAATACTTTGCACTCAGAGACAGACTTACTTGAGAGAAAATCCTGTTGGTTTCAACATAATTTATTCCAAAAGAAAGGTAActttcagatgacctgtttattaagcattcatcccCTTCTCCCCACCACAAAATTTGCATGGAGTTTTGATTGCATCAGCAATttgctgagcattcattctgatttgtttgtggggatgcTATGCCACATTGCCTCAAACAAGTCTTACTCCACTATTCTGAGTGCATTTTCCCGCTGCTTTCTTTATTGCAACAAGTCAGATCTTGGAGGCTAGAAGGCTTGTTGTGCAGCAGTGCAACAGCATATCCACTTCAGTTGTACAACCTGAGTATGTTGGTTTGTCACTGAATGCCAACCCAAAACAGCAACAGGCTGTAAGTGCCCTAAGTTTTGCActattaggctgcaatccaaaccccCCCACACATACATATATCAAACTAGTACagtgtgggagccagtgtggtatatcAGGGACTAGGCTTTGGGAAACCAGGTTTCATATCCCACCTTGGGCATGAAGTGCATTGGGTGATGTTCAGCCATGacctgcctctcagccttacctTCCTCACAGTCCTTcaaagtgatgcagaaatgtggagaattaaaGTGGAGTGGGTGGGAGAACAGATGGGGAAATTTAAATTGAGAGATTTATCTACTGCCACTTCccagtataagtaataaataaatacacagcaGAATTATTTACCAGCTTTtattacttttttgtttttaatcaaaaTGGGTTATATGCATGAAatgtttaaattcatttttaaatattattgaaATCATCATTTTTCCccaggggtactcaagggtacgcagtactgacAACTCTTttattgttaaaaagtgtggcacttactgtaacaacttcatggtgagtactggcacctatttttctagaaaaaaagcactggtcatcatttattatgtatttttaaggTGCAAAAAGGGGAGTTAATAGATGCTGTATGACATCTCTTCCTTCTTGTTCTTGCAAGTACCCTGCATTCAAGAATGGAAGAAACCAACCAGACAAATGTCGCCTATTTCATCCTTCTGGGATTTCCCAGTGCTGCAGAGCTTCAGATTCTCCTTTTTGTCCTGTTCATACTTAGCTACCTGCTGACCCTACTGGAAaatctcatcatcatcatagttGTTCGGCTGAACAACAGCCTTCACAAGCCCATGTACTACTTTCTGTGCAACCTCTCTTTCCTTGAATTCTGGTATGTCACAATCATTGTCCCTAAGATGCTGGCAGATTTCCTCACACAAGACAAGCGTATCTCCTTCCAAGGCTGCCTGACACAACTGTATTTCTTTGTCACATTTGTGTGCACTGAATACATCCTTCTGGCTGTTATGGCTTATGACCGGTATGTGGCCATCTGCTACCCACTGCGGTATCCAGCTATCATGAGTAATAGTTTATGTGCTCGGCTCTCAGCAGGATGCTGGACATGCGGCTTAATTACCTCTGCAATCAAGCTTAGCTTCATCGGTCGGCTGAAATACTGTGGCACTGACAAGATCAACCACTATTTCTGTGACATTTCACCTCTCTTGAATGTATCCTGCACAGATTCTTCCATGGCTGAGCTGGTAGATTTTATCCTAGCTCTTATGGTTATCATGGTCCCACTCTGTGTTGTTGTGCTGTCCTACATCTATATCATCTCAACGGTGTTGAAGATCCCTTCAGCTCAAGGCAGAAAGAAAGCTTTCTCCACCTGCAGTTCCCATCTCACCGTT comes from Podarcis raffonei isolate rPodRaf1 chromosome 13, rPodRaf1.pri, whole genome shotgun sequence and encodes:
- the LOC128399856 gene encoding olfactory receptor 6Y1-like, with amino-acid sequence MEETNQTNVAYFILLGFPSAAELQILLFVLFILSYLLTLLENLIIIIVVRLNNSLHKPMYYFLCNLSFLEFWYVTIIVPKMLADFLTQDKRISFQGCLTQLYFFVTFVCTEYILLAVMAYDRYVAICYPLRYPAIMSNSLCARLSAGCWTCGLITSAIKLSFIGRLKYCGTDKINHYFCDISPLLNVSCTDSSMAELVDFILALMVIMVPLCVVVLSYIYIISTVLKIPSAQGRKKAFSTCSSHLTVVVLFYSTTLFTYARPKAMYAYNSNKVVSVLYTVVVPLLNPLIYCLRNKEVKDALRKTLSV